Part of the Candidatus Eisenbacteria bacterium genome, ATCGCCTTCACGGCCTCGAAGCCGTTCGCGCACTCGCCAGCGACCTCGAAGTCGGGGTGCGCCTGCAGGTACTCGCGCAGCAGCGCGCGGGCGGGCAGTTCGTCGTCCACGATCATCACCTTCCAGCGTCCCGCTTCAGCCACGTCCGGCCTCCCCGTTCGCCGCCAACGCCGGCAGCGTCAGCGAGACCCGGAACATCCCGCCGTCCCGCCGCGCCTCGAGGCGGGCTTCCTGGGCGCCGTAGGCGTCGAGCCGGCGCCGCACGTTCTCAAGCCCGAGACCGGAGCCCCGCCGCGAAGGCGCCTCCTCATCGAGCGGGTTTTCCACCAGGATCCTCAGCAGGTCGGCGTCGCGATTCGCCTCCACGACGATCGTGCCTCCCTCCACGCGGTCGGCGACGCCGTGTTTGACCGCGTTCTCGACCAGCGGCTGAAGCAGCAGGGGCGGGACGACGCACTCCAGCGCACCGGGGCCGATCCGCCGGTCGAAGGCGAGCCGGGCGCCGAATCGGACCTGTTCGATGGCGAGATAGCGGTCCACCAGCTCCAGCTCCTCGCCCAGGGTCACCGCGTCGCGCGCCCCCAGCGCCAGCGTCCGCCGCAGGAAGTCGCCGAGCCGTTCGCACATGCGCCGCGCCCCTTCGGGGTCCGAGCCCACGAGCGAGGCGATCGAGTTCAGGCTGTTGAACAGGAAGTGCGGATTGAGCTGCGCGCGCAGCGCGCGAAGCTCGGCCTCGCGGGCCGAGACTTCCGTCTCGAGCACGCGCCGCTGGGCCGCGTGCGAGGCCTCGAACGCGAGGAACAGATAGTGGACGACCGCCGACAACACGTAGAGCGGAATGCCGGCGGCGAACAGAACCGCCACCTCGGTGAAGATTCCCGCGCGATCGGGGCCGCGCCCCACCAGCCAGTTGAGCGCCAGCGCCCACACGGCACCCGTCACGCCCCAGACCGCGCTCGCCTGCAGGGCGGCGCCGAGCTGCGACAGGACCACCGCGGGAAGCGGCCGGCCGCCCGTCAAC contains:
- a CDS encoding histidine kinase, coding for MHPLFGHRVRVALYVLAWLLAGLPLALFVTALVPQATSRANLFALPLTLLYGFIVLSALWVCRANPLTGGRPLPAVVLSQLGAALQASAVWGVTGAVWALALNWLVGRGPDRAGIFTEVAVLFAAGIPLYVLSAVVHYLFLAFEASHAAQRRVLETEVSAREAELRALRAQLNPHFLFNSLNSIASLVGSDPEGARRMCERLGDFLRRTLALGARDAVTLGEELELVDRYLAIEQVRFGARLAFDRRIGPGALECVVPPLLLQPLVENAVKHGVADRVEGGTIVVEANRDADLLRILVENPLDEEAPSRRGSGLGLENVRRRLDAYGAQEARLEARRDGGMFRVSLTLPALAANGEAGRG